A region of the Mycoplasma capricolum subsp. capricolum ATCC 27343 genome:
AAAAAAATAGTAGAATTAGAAAGAACTAAAAATAATAACTTAAAAGAAACTGAACAAATTAATTTAGAAATTAACAAACTGCAAATAGAAATTAATCTTTTAAATGATCAAATATTAAATAATAATCAAACTTTAGTAAATTTAAGCAATAAGAATAATGACTTAAAAATTTTAACTACTGATTTTGAAAAAGAAATTACAAATAATAATAGCCAAATTAGAAACACAAAACAATCAATAAGTGTCTTAGAATCTCAACATTCTAACTTATTAAATGAAATTAAAATTTTAAATAATCAACTTAATCAAATTAAAAATTCAAGCAATTTAAAACTTCAAGAAATTAATAATTTAAAAAAGCAAATTGAAAATAATAATAAAAAATTAGAAAAATTAAATAATAAAACACTAGAAATAACTAATACATTAACTAAACTAGGAAATGATAATCAAAATAATAATGATTTAATTGATAAATTAACAAAAGTTTTACAAAATAATCAGAATTCTATAAAAGAAATAACTAATAATAACTCTATACTTACAAATAATTTAAAAAAAGTAACTCAAAAAAACCAGCAAATTTTATCTGAAATTAGTAAATTATCTAAGTTAATTGAAATTAAAGAATCTGAATTAAATAATAAAACTAAAGAACTAGAAACTAAAAAGAATAGTTTACAAGCATTGATTAGTACTAATTCAGATAATGATAATAAGTTAAAATTACTAATTAATACAAATTCAGAAAATCAAAATCAAATCACTAGTTTAGTTTCTCAAACTAAAACTCTTGATAATTTAATAGATATAGCTAAACAAAAAAGAGAACAATTAACACAAAGATTAAGAGAATTAGCTAGTGAAGAAAATGATTTAGATAAGCAAATAAAAAAGTCAACTTTAGAAAAACAAAATTTAGAATCTGAAATTAATAATTTAAATGAAAAAATTAAAACGCTTAAAATTGAAAACGAACAAATTAGTGATCAAGTAAATAATTATGAATTAGAAAGTCAAAGTCTAATTGAAAGTGTTAAAGAAAATGGAATTAAATTTAAGGATTTAGAAGCTCAAATTATTAGAATTGAAGAAAAAATTAGCAAAGCTGATGAACAAATAAAACAATTAGAAGAAAAAAAAGAACCATTAGAAAAAAGACAAGATAATTTGAGATGATGAGTAAATATTTTAACTATATATCAGTAGGTAAATCTTATGAAAAAACTTTTGTATATTCTATCAACACTAGCTATTAGTATATTATCAACCACAACTTTAATTGCTTGTAGTAAAAAAAATCTAGATCAACCAAAGCAATTATCTAAATTAGAACAACTGCAAAGTGAAATTTCTAGTTTAGAAACAAATGTTAATAAATATAGTGAACAAATTAATAAAACTGAAATAGAAAAACAACAATTACTTGAAGAAATTAATAAAATACAAAAAGAAATCAATAGTTTGAAAGAACAAGAAACAAGTAAAATAGAAGAATTAAATTTATTAACTAATAAAAAGAATACTATAAATAAACAAATTGAAAATTTAAATTCACAAATCAATTCTATTGATCAAATTTCTAAAGAAGACCAAGAAAAAATCAGTTTATTAACTAAACAAATTAAAGAAGTTAAACAAAATTTAACTAATGCAACTACTCAAAAAAACATAAATATCAAACAAATTAAAAATTTAGAACTACAAGTTAAAGAACTAAAAGAAAAAACAAATCGAATAGAAAAAGAAATTTTAAAAAATAAATCTAAAAAAGAAGAGTTAATAAAGCTTAAAAATGAATCTAATAAAGAGATTAGTAAACTAAAAAATATATTAAATGATTTAACAAATAATAAAAATAATTTAAATAAGCAAAAAAGTGATTTTGAAACTAAAATTCAATTAAAAATTAATGAGTTTAATAAAAATGACAAAGATATACCTGGACTAAAAAGGCAACTAGAAGATTTAATAATTCATATTAATAACCTAGAAAAAGAACATCAAAAAAATATCACAATAATTAATCATATTAAAAAAAGCAATCAAAAAAATGAAAATATTCTAAAAGAAATAGAAGAAAATAAAACAAAATTAGAAAGTCAACTAACTGATTTAAATAACAAAAAAGATGAATTAGAAAGTCAAATAAACGATAAACAAAAAGAATTTATTTTTAAAAATAAAGAAACTAAAATCAATCAAGACAAATTAAATGAAATTAATTCTGAAATTCAAAAAGTTGATAGTAGTACAAGTAATATTAACTTAAAATATGAAAAAGAACTTAAAAAAAGTAAAGAACTAGAAGAACAAATCAAAAAAGCTGAGCAAGGTATTAAACTTCAAGAAAAAGAATTAGAAAAATTAATATTTGATAAAGATCAAAAACAAAAGCAAGCAGATGGTTTAAAAGTTGAAAATGATAGTGCTCAAACTCAAATTGATGAATGAATTAAAGCAAATACAAGTTTAAAAAATAAATTAGATGAAATTATTCAAAAAAATAAATTGTTAAATGAGCAAAAAGAAAAATTAGATGCTGATATTAGTACTTATTTTCAAAAGAAAAAAGATTTAGAAGATAAAAGATATTTGCTAATTAATCAAATTTCAAATCTTAAAAAACAAATAGAAGAAGAAAATTTAAAAATAAGAAAAAGAGAAGAACAATTAGAAGAATTATCTAACAAATATTTAGAAAAACAAAATCAAATAAGAGATTTAAAAGAAGAAAATAAGAGATTAGAATCAAGTATTAATGAATTAAATTCTAGATATGAGTATTTAAAGAAAAAAACAGTTGAAGCAGAGTATGATGGAAATAAGTGTATAAAAATTGGCTTTTTTTATAATAATGATATTGAAGAATATCAAATTCAAACATTTAAAAAATCAACAAATGAAGTTCCTGATCATATACCGGCTTTTTTAAGAAATTTATCTTATGCTTTTAAAAATAATCAAAATCAAATTATAAAAAATCTTGATAAATGAAATCTTGATTTTGTTAAAAATATAGAAGGTATTTTTTTAGAATCTTATATAAATATGGATTTAAATAATTGAAAAACTTCAAATATAAAAAATATGAAAAAAGCCTTTTATGGATCATCATTTTGTTGTGGTGACATTTCTAAATGAGATACTTCTGAAGTAACTGATATGAGTGAAATGTTTAGTAATGTTAGACATACGATTAAACTTGATCTTTTAACAAAATTAACTAGTAAAACTTTATATCACGATCCTAATAGAAATCAGGATTCATATAAAATCAAATGAACAGCTTGAGATGTCTCAAAAGTTAAAACAATGAAAAATATGTTTGAAGGTTCTTGATTTAGTGGAAGTTTAGAAAGTTGAGATGTTTCAGGAATAATTGATGAGTATGATTTTTGACCACATTATATTAAATTAAGTTGATTTGCAAAATGAAAGTGACCAAAAAACACTAAAGGCCGTGATCCTTACTTTTGAGAAAATATTTCGCCTATAATTCTATAAAATAATAGCTTTATTAAATAAATTCAACTTTTATTTAATTAAAGTTTTAGTAAAGTAGTTTAAAATTAATATCATATAAGACTTTTAATTTTTTTAATGTCTTATTTCTTATTTTATTAATAAAAGATTATTTAAAGTTTAAAGAAAGAAGGGTGAATTAATATTATAGTATTTTCTCAATCAGTATCATTTGGACAACAAGCTGTTGCCTTTTTAAAAGGAACATCACTGCTAATGTTAGTGCTTGTATTTTTTACAATTTTTTCCTACTATGTTCCTAAAGGTAAAAGAGCAATGTCAGGACTTTCTGGAGCTGTTTGTGCTACTTTTTTAATAGAAGTTTTCAACTTTTGAGTTTTAGGAAGAATTCCAGTAATTGGTGATTTTACTAAAATTATAGGTAGTGTAGCAGGAACTTTAGCTGCTCCAGCTTGTACAATACTTGTAATTATTTTAATGGGTGGTAATCCATTGTTTGCAATCTTATGTGGTACAGCAGTATTTGCAGTAGGCTTATCAGTTGATGTAGATGGTATATCTAAATCTATTGCTAGAACTTTAGTAAATACAAGTAATATAGAAGGACAAAAATTATTATCTGATGATAATTCAATAAGAGCTATTGCTGAATGAGTTAAAGGAAACGACTTAGGAACTGAATTATCAAAAACTTTTGAAAGTGTT
Encoded here:
- a CDS encoding membrane protein; translated protein: MKKALKLLPLYRLEKINNIKQISKKLDFKKVLKIVSTIGVVLFSTTFLAALNLNNFRFSKRVNLEEQLEQYKLELNNKISSLQSIHNKQISEIKNFKQNQNLLKTISLKELETKINNLENQKQKAILDINQNNQELIANQNRLTFLTNLKNDYSKKIVELERTKNNNLKETEQINLEINKLQIEINLLNDQILNNNQTLVNLSNKNNDLKILTTDFEKEITNNNSQIRNTKQSISVLESQHSNLLNEIKILNNQLNQIKNSSNLKLQEINNLKKQIENNNKKLEKLNNKTLEITNTLTKLGNDNQNNNDLIDKLTKVLQNNQNSIKEITNNNSILTNNLKKVTQKNQQILSEISKLSKLIEIKESELNNKTKELETKKNSLQALISTNSDNDNKLKLLINTNSENQNQITSLVSQTKTLDNLIDIAKQKREQLTQRLRELASEENDLDKQIKKSTLEKQNLESEINNLNEKIKTLKIENEQISDQVNNYELESQSLIESVKENGIKFKDLEAQIIRIEEKISKADEQIKQLEEKKEPLEKRQDNLRWWVNILTIYQ
- a CDS encoding BspA family leucine-rich repeat surface protein; this encodes MKKLLYILSTLAISILSTTTLIACSKKNLDQPKQLSKLEQLQSEISSLETNVNKYSEQINKTEIEKQQLLEEINKIQKEINSLKEQETSKIEELNLLTNKKNTINKQIENLNSQINSIDQISKEDQEKISLLTKQIKEVKQNLTNATTQKNINIKQIKNLELQVKELKEKTNRIEKEILKNKSKKEELIKLKNESNKEISKLKNILNDLTNNKNNLNKQKSDFETKIQLKINEFNKNDKDIPGLKRQLEDLIIHINNLEKEHQKNITIINHIKKSNQKNENILKEIEENKTKLESQLTDLNNKKDELESQINDKQKEFIFKNKETKINQDKLNEINSEIQKVDSSTSNINLKYEKELKKSKELEEQIKKAEQGIKLQEKELEKLIFDKDQKQKQADGLKVENDSAQTQIDEWIKANTSLKNKLDEIIQKNKLLNEQKEKLDADISTYFQKKKDLEDKRYLLINQISNLKKQIEEENLKIRKREEQLEELSNKYLEKQNQIRDLKEENKRLESSINELNSRYEYLKKKTVEAEYDGNKCIKIGFFYNNDIEEYQIQTFKKSTNEVPDHIPAFLRNLSYAFKNNQNQIIKNLDKWNLDFVKNIEGIFLESYINMDLNNWKTSNIKNMKKAFYGSSFCCGDISKWDTSEVTDMSEMFSNVRHTIKLDLLTKLTSKTLYHDPNRNQDSYKIKWTAWDVSKVKTMKNMFEGSWFSGSLESWDVSGIIDEYDFWPHYIKLSWFAKWKWPKNTKGRDPYFWENISPIIL